The segment TGGGAAACAATCGTTGCTAGTTCTCCCTAACTCTCACATGGGCTTAACGATCATTTCAGCAAAAGCTGGGTAAGATCTCACACACCTCTCAGATGAATTACACACCAGTGCTGGCACTGTGCCAGAAACCTACCCTCCTCAAAGCTCAGTGAATAGTGTTTCTTTACAGTTTGAAAGCCCTCCTACGAAGCAGGATGTGTCTCTGCATAATATGGCTTttcacaaatacattttttgttgttgatcagCATGAGTACTATCGCTGGAATGAGGGGATTCAATACAAGCATTATACACTGTGGAATCAATAAGTCTTTATACATTGAAACACATCTATAGAGTAATAGAGTAACGGAGAGATTGTTAGGAAAAGTTGTTCTTGCACCTATTCCAGACCTCTGATGATCAGTAGGAATATGTATTATctaaaaatgatgacaaaagtgCCTGAGAAATGAGTGCGATTAAAATGACAAGAAGTGGGTAAGGTTCCAAGAAATCAGATTACTGTGAATAGTCATGTGTGTCAAATGCTGTACATGGgttacatgtatgtgcatgcacgtgtgaGAGTGCATAATGTAATGGAACTTATTTTATCTTCTCTCTATATCAGACACTTTAAAGTAGCTGATCTTAATCATagattactttcttttttaccaCTGCTACCTGTCCACCAACCCTTAATGAATCTGTAAGACTTCTTACATGAAAGTCTATTTAAACAAGTAAGACAAACATAAGATTTCTtgcaatgttttcttgttcCAAGCATTAATAAAGATGTGAAAATATCTTTGGTCATTTTACCTTAGTAGGAAAGTATACTTTTTGACAACTTTTTTTGACAAAGtcatgataagaaaaaaaagtatgcataTACATTCATGGGAGATAATATTTACTTTGGAATGATAACATCTCAATAGTGAGAAATTATAAAAGTTGATGACAAATACATCTCATCTAAGAAAAGTTTATCCATAGCTGTTGGTTGTAAAGTACAGGATATAGAGTTTTTATCTGGTAGCGGTATACTTACTAATAACCAGGTGGGCATATATGACACTGTCCAGAATCAAAGTACTGTCCTGACGTGCAGTCTACGATGCAATCCACTGTGCAGTTACAGGACTGTTCATAAGATGGGTCTGAATGGAACagatttgacaaaaaaaaaattcatcttttcAGTATGCAACcactaaaagcaaaaaagtaCCTATTAACTGATCCACCCATCTCATCAGCAAAACAATCCTTGTTTGTATATTTCATAGAAAAAGATTGGAAAAATTTATCtaacttaaaacatttcattcCATACATTTACAGTGCGCAGGCATGCGCTTGGCTGTGTGAGTGTAATGATTTACACTGCCCATGACAATCAACAGCATAACAACTTATTATAAATACTGACATGCAATAAAGAACTAAAATCAAACACATCACTTAATGATCATGCAAGTAATTGTAGTGTCAGTTATGGTTTGCATTATAAGAACTTTTcctcctatatatatatacttgtacGTAAACAGGGCAAATGGATTCAATGCTCAATGAATATATACGCACACAGAAATGAAACCAAACTATAGACGTTAGACCCAACTACAGTTCAACGATTGATCATTTAACAATCCGCAACATTTAAACTTTGTTAACAGGTCCAGCTTCTTGCATCTTCCTACCTGCAGCCAACAATAAGACGATAACAAGCAAAGTGAAAGAATGGTCACACGATCGTTGTTTCATTGCTGGGATCTCTTTTCAAGCTTTTTTTGACGGAAATGAAAAATCTAATGCTGTCTGTCATCTGCTGGCTTTAACATCGCGACAGTTGTTGCAGCTTTTCCGCTTTTCAGTCGAGGGCCTTTGGGCTGCAGCAATGGGGAGACTTTGACGAGGGGTTTACGGTGTTTGCCTTTCTGTTCGGTCTGTGAGCGATGGCGGGTGTGACAGGCAACCAATCAGAGAAAGGATTAATGACGTCATGGCGTGGTGTTGCCTGGCAATATACACTACTCTCGGTGACCCCCCTTTttaacacacacaagcacactcacGTATACGGCATCACTGCCATCTGTCCTCTACATCTTTCATTCAGCTCCGTGAGCAGTATAAatcctataataataataataataataataataataaataataataataataataatgtgagcTTCTATAGCGCggtatcccagccaaagccaTGCAGGCTCAACGCGCgttacaaacaaatatacaagacaaaattcctgtggctcTGTGGAGTTATTACagatggatggatgggagtgTGTTCAAGCGTCTgcgtgtaaataataattttatagtcTGTGCAGGAAGAGAAACACGAAGATGCTGAGTGGTTTCAGAATGAAATTCAATGGAAACTGCCTGAGAATGTGTGGAGGATCCATGTGACAAGCACGTATAATTAACGACTTAACAATAGAACCCAAATCATGCTGATAAAacaaggagataaaaaaaaaacaaaaaaaaaaaaaaaacaaacaaatgaaggcgaaactgaaattaaaaccccttaatatttttctgatggCGGAAGGCCTGTAAATTATTGTTTACCGCCTGCTTGTCGACGTTTTACGACGGATTCAAAAACTctttaaagggagataattcttAGTCGTTTCGCTTCTTGTCAAAACCAAAATGAGAACATCGCACTGCAGCATTGGTTCTACGTACTTAAAACTCTGTAGTTACTTAATTTACAGTTGTAATCTGCATTAAGGTTTACAATGATGATCTTATGTAATAGACTAACAGGAGAGGATTGGCTGATTATCATCCTGGTGACCAAGGTTTTAGGAGGCCTGCTTCTTCAGTCTTGGAATGTAACCCATGAATGGACATACCATTGCCTCGCTGGTACTTGAACACAAATagtgtgataaataaatgtaaatgacaGACAAGTTATATATTTAACTGTAAGTTGCTTGCAGTCACGTTGAAGACGATGAGTTTAATGTGATGCTTATTGCACATTCAAGAATATTGGAAGAATTAATGTACTTTCCTGACAAGGTTCATTggaatattttgatgtttatttgtaatgtttagtccgtaataaatactaaaaaaatgaaaaaggctTTTGATATGCTTTCATTGTTGCAGGATCTCTCGTACTTCAAGTGTTGTCAATCATATTCTTTTCTTCGCCAAAGAATGGACACAAAGGAAGTGACACATTTAGGTAGGAGAAAAGTTACACCGAAATCAGGGGTTTGTTCTcccatgtttaaaacatttatacttCTGTAAGAGACCAAAAGGGAAAGTTTACTGATGctagtcttttgtgtgtgtgttgctatttTGTTTCAGAACTGCTGAACAGTCTGGAATATTTTGCATCTTGCTGGTTCCCCTGTGTTTTCTTGCAGAAATTTCTTATACTGCAAACAACTGTTCATCATGTAAGATGagtttattaacatttataaatgttctttatttctttgtttaaaaaatccatTATGCTACAGCTGCAGTTCTTTTGaaacttctttaattttctttttttaggagGGGAGGGGATTGACTGTATATGATTTCAAAATGCTAGAACACTCTAACTGTTTTAAtgatatatgaaaaatattagtgtacttttaaataaatcaggaaatttttgtcttatattttaaatgagtgatgattaattattatttatttcattaacaaTTTATAACAATATTTAACCTTTTAGTTTTCTCATTGGGCTAGTCATTTGCCCCAAAACCATATTGCTCCACTGCCTGGGACTGAGATGATTTGATTTGGACAGTGGGGCAATTCAGTTTTGGAGCAAAATGACCAGTGACTGTGAGTGCATGTGTATCTGTGGGTGTGCATCTACGCTTTCCCTCACTCAGAATCATTTGTACTGATATTGATTTAGGTCATTCCAGGGTAGAAGAGGTATCATTTCTACTAGCCTGCAGTAGCATAATGCTGATGTTGTCCTCAAGAATGCTTCCAAGTCTTAACAGTGTGCATTCAAGTGGGTTTATACAGACTGCATTCAGTTTGTCTTCAGGTCTTGTTCTCCTTCCAGTTGTCTTAACTACAGGTTAGTCATGAGTTCAGTTCCTTTGTCTGTATTGTTATTCATCAGTAGATTGGAGGggactttgttttaaaaaaatattgcatgtaACCTTGCAGTTCATATTCTCTTGAATATGTCCctacacaaagaaacacaaaaggtTCTTGTTTATTTGCAGGCAGCAGTATCATGGCCATTTCTTTTGGCATTGCTGTTGTAGTGGCTATGGTCACACATCTTCCCAGACTGTGCCCAAAATCCTTTACATTTGGGGAGTTGTGTGTTGTCTGTCATCTGGCTGGGGATTTTGTGTGGAGAAGCATGAGGTGGTTGACTGAATTCATTTCTAATCAGGTGTGACATTCTTTCATCTCATTTATACATTAATAATTCTAAGTTTGATTACAAAACTAATTTCATGTTTTCCTCTGCACCTCACTGTCATTTTAGTGCACATTGTATTTCAAAAGACATACTGGAAATTTTTATATACTTATTTCTTTTGAGATTTgaccagagaaagaaacagcatTCACTAAACTGTTTCCCTGTATATCTTACCAAGATTAAAACAGcatcaacatttcaaaaaataaatgtcgTTCTGGAAAGTTAACACTTTTAGTGCTTCCAGTTCTCCCTGTGGAGTAACAACTGGTGAGATAAGGGctgatttcaaatatttatagaTCTATACAGAGTACAGAAGTGTGTGTTCACGTGCGAGTTGAGTAAGCATCTAAgaagtaaatgaaatatttggaTCTCTTTGAAAcaagggttttttaaaaatcttttttcacaaTAAAATTTCAGTGCCTGTTATGCAGccattttttgtgatttttattacAGGGGAGACCACCAATTTCAGAAGAggcttgtttgtatgttttaatttcagtgagtgaaacttttaaaagttttgttctgTCATGACTATCAAGTTTGACAAACTGCTAACTTTTTACATCCATTGAATTGTGGAGAACGAGGATCGGTTGATTAAATTTCTGTGATAAAAAAGTATGActgcaatttaaattgataaataatgttgataataatgatttggttttggttttaaagatttgttttcattttgatttggTTCTAACCACAATTGTATATCTTTGCATTTCTGATCTTTTTTCAGgtcatttgtatatttgttgCTTTTGCAACAATCACCATACTGTTGGTAAAACCggtgaaaaatatattgtttttcattctgCTGTATTGTATTTTCACACTAATGGGATTTGGGACATATTGTCTTATTACAAATCTGAACCCAGCTGTTTGGCTTTTGCAGTTTGTCTTCACCAGGCAAGAAAGGGTGAGTTTCAGAGGTCAACAGTAAGAAATAACTGTTGATAATTGTACATTAGCCTGGTTGTGTACTTTGGCTTTGCCTGAATCTTGTTCATTTTGATCAGTtgtaaattttcaaaacaatctCACAACTGGTAAGATTGGTAAATATGTTATTTGGTTTACTTAAGATAGCTCGAATAATAGTAagcatgcaaaagaaaaaagatgattCATACATGCTAGCGAAAAAGCACAGTCCTGTTCTccattatctttaaaaaaaaaaaaaaacatttttttttgtttagatcATCACTCTCTTGGCCTACTTAGATTTTAGTTCATGTAAAATGTTCCCATAAGGATTCACATTACACTTTTCCgattattctttcatttttgcttaTGACTCTTTTTTCTGTAGCTAGACCTATATCCACAAAACTAAACTGCAAACTACTTTTTAATGTCATGAGGAATATTTCACCAGTTGCTTCTTTTGGGCTGGTGGGTGCTGCTGACTGTGGTGACAGCTATGGGTGTATGCCTTTACCCCACCTTAGCAAAGAAGACAGGGACCGTTGACAAAGCTTCAACTGCCATGCGCAAGTGCTTTCATCTTGTAGTGGTTGCAGTGTATGTTCCAGGACTGGTGCATGATCCTGCCTTTCTCCTACTTGCTTCAGTTGTTGCCTTGGCTGTGTTGGCCTTACTTGAGGTGGGTGGTGATATCAGTCAACAAATGAAATTAGTGGTTCTACTCTCTTTCATAAATATGTTGATATATATGCAAGAAAATCTGAGAGAAATGCTGCAAATATCCATAAACATCATGGTAGTGCATGAATACataaaactaactttaaaatgcagttttgtcTGTATTGTGACAAATAATCTTATTGTCTATATTTGGTTTATCTAGGAGTATATACATAATGCACactattttttttgtctatttttttgcATGAATTAGAAATGATTCAGTCTTGTGcagatttacaaatatttgtgttgttCCTGTTCAGACAGCTCGCGTGACTCGTGTAAAATGGCTGGGCACTACCATAGATATTGCCTTTCATGTTTTTACTGACAGTCGTGATCAGGGCCCTGTACTCTTGACACACATCTATCTGCTGGTGGGACTGTCAGTTCCTCTTTGGCTCTCATGCAATATAAATAACAGTAAgcaggacattttttttacatttcttgctGAAAGGTTATGATTTTAATTGATAAAATGATAACTGATCAGGAAAATTAAGAAGTGCTTTAGGATTTTTAAGATGTCAAAGAAAACCCAAGGGCTAAACTTGTCATGAAATGGCTTCATTGCTCACAATATGTCAAAGATTCCTTATACTGACCAGAACTgatataacaataattataaagtcgATTTGTATCGCACCACCAATAAATGCGGGCTCAAAGTACTTTACTAAAAagaaccacacacaaacataatgataaatgctggtctcaaaaacaataagTTTCAGTGTTTTTATCGTTATTCACACTCACCCCCTTCCCGCCAGCACTGGACTTTGAAGTTGATCATCGCAAAGCAAGGATTGGTTTAAGCAATGTCTTGAATTTCATATGTAGgccagtaaaaaagaaagattccTCGGAATACCAAAGTAGAAGTTTAGAATCCTGACCTTGAAGAAGTGAAGGCAACAGCAGTTACATGCAAGAAGCAAGACGAAGGATCAAACAAACACATCTATCACCAGACGTCATTGTTGAGGCATATAGATCCAGAATCATCAGAAAGTGTAGCAATGTACGTAGTTCATAAAtcaaaaaatggaaaacagCATGGTCCACAATGTCTGAACAGATAAAAGTGTCAGCGAAAGAGGCGCAGAATCCTGTACAGTCAAAAATCCAAAGCAATATGACAAAACAAAGAGTAGGAGGAAACAAATCATTAGTGGAAGAATATGTCTATTGTCAGAAATGATGCAGTACAACCAGTGAATAACAATCTATAgtgcaacaaacatcacagatgagtaggaggaACCAAAACTTGACATAGCTCCATGGATGAGAGAGAGCTAGCtagtcccctccagccagttaggcaaagggatATCACTCTTATTATATGAAGGACTATGTAGCATTTTCACATATGTTTTTGCTTTATCATGaaagtaaatgtgttttcatttggTTGCCCAGAAGCCATGTTATTACAGTTGTCCAGCGGGATCCTTTCACTTGGCATTGGTGACACTATTGCTTGTATTGCTGGTATGCGCTATGGACTGACCAAATGGCCAGGTATATTTTCATTATCGCTCTCTGAGAGTGTTTGTTATATGTATGCATAAATCTGtggaggtttgtgtgtgtggtgcatgtgTGAAAGATGACAGGAAGATGATTGTCTTCCATTTTATTTCCtatttcggtttttttttcaatatatcaACTATTTGATAAAGAAGGTTGGTCCTGACAGCCACAACTTTGAGTCAGTCTGCATCCCTTACCATTTAGTGCAAGTTGACAGTCTTTGCTCCTTATCATGCCACTATATCTCTGTGACACAAATGTCAGGTGCGAAGCAAGGGTGGCGACATAATCTGTATATAATCTGTAACTAAGAGTAACTGTGAGGGAAACCCTATCTGCCATAATGTGAGGAGAGGCAGGGCTTGCGAGATTATGGATGGGAAGATGATAAGTTGAGACTGTATATATGTTAAATCAGAGAGTTGTGTCAACTTTGTGCAGGCACATGCAAAAGTTTGCAGGGAACTGGTTTCTCAGTTACTGCACAGCTCATCTTCATCACTACAGGGTTATTTTTAGGTAGGCTTATACTGAATTTTTTGGTACAGAGCTTATAACGCAATGATTTGTTGctatatttgttgtttgtttgctataAATTTTGCTTGGACCTTCTAAAAATCAACTTTacgaaaaaaaagcaaattccAGACTCTCCTCAAGAGGCTGTGTAGGCCTATCTCACGGAATAGTAAGGAATTAACTCCTGCATAACCAGCAGTAGAGCTTGCAAGACttacaaatattattgtttagaTTAGCAAATactcagaaattttattttcatgaggtaaaaaaaagtgtttttgtagCAGGGAAgtagaatttattttactgattatCTGTATAGATATACTATAGTCTATTCTGCTGTACCATAATAGGCTGTTTGCCAGTATGTGTTGATATGCTTACAAATTTGAATGCATGTTCATGTACATGTTTGCACAAGTGTGAAGGAGAGCATGAGATTGTGACTGGTATTCATAAGTACacattgcttttttctttcaatttctcaACAGGCTGGTTTGAATCATTCTCATGGTCGGGTGTGGTGTTTGCCGTAGTGGCATCATCTGTTTATGAAGCCTTAACTTCACAGATTGACAACCTGGTCCTTCCCTTATATACTTTGGCAGCCTTGCCAGTGTGACCTCTATCACAATAGCTAAGATGGCTTTGTGTTTCCATAGAGAAACTGATCAGTTTCTCTACAGAGCTACAGCAGCAGCATAACGCCCCAGTAATTTGCTAAGATGATGTCTTGGTACACAGTAACAATGAATGAGCTTCAGagttcttcctttttgtttttttcatcctaGTTGTTAACTGATAATTTCCTTATAACATTGtctgaaaaaacaaatcttaTTTGCATTACCTTAGCATTTTCAAGACTGTAGTCTAACATCCAATATTCATGCATCaagcaatttttatttgtggGGAACAGGGTAGCACCTGAAGATAAATGTGTTGAGTGTACAAAATGTGCGACATATAAACATTGACAATCCTCTGTATGCAAAAGATAGACATACATCTGATATACATGTTTGAAACAAGCAGAGTGTGAGCTGCTAATGCAATGATCACTCAGAAATGTGGGATGGAGTggttggtgggggtggggggagtcGCCATTCTCGgtggagaaaatgttttttgtctttcagcGGTTGCTGATCATCAATGTACAGCAACAGGCAGCATGTTATGTGGTTTGTTGGCAGAAACTACAGTTCTGATTTGTGCTGCAAATCACAAAGACAAGAATGCTATGAATcagttgtttttagttt is part of the Pomacea canaliculata isolate SZHN2017 linkage group LG13, ASM307304v1, whole genome shotgun sequence genome and harbors:
- the LOC112553698 gene encoding dolichol kinase-like isoform X3 gives rise to the protein MMILCNRLTGEDWLIIILVTKVLGGLLLQSWNVTHEWTYHCLAGSLVLQVLSIIFFSSPKNGHKGSDTFRTAEQSGIFCILLVPLCFLAEISYTANNCSSCHSRVEEVSFLLACSSIMLMLSSRMLPSLNSVHSSGFIQTAFSLSSGLVLLPVVLTTGETTNFRRGLFFVFTRQERLLLLGWWVLLTVVTAMGVCLYPTLAKKTGTVDKASTAMRKCFHLVVVAVYVPGLVHDPAFLLLASVVALAVLALLETARVTRVKWLGTTIDIAFHVFTDSRDQGPVLLTHIYLLVGLSVPLWLSCNINNKAMLLQLSSGILSLGIGDTIACIAGMRYGLTKWPGTCKSLQGTGFSVTAQLIFITTGLFLGWFESFSWSGVVFAVVASSVYEALTSQIDNLVLPLYTLAALPV
- the LOC112553698 gene encoding dolichol kinase-like isoform X1 — encoded protein: MMILCNRLTGEDWLIIILVTKVLGGLLLQSWNVTHEWTYHCLAGSLVLQVLSIIFFSSPKNGHKGSDTFRTAEQSGIFCILLVPLCFLAEISYTANNCSSCHSRVEEVSFLLACSSIMLMLSSRMLPSLNSVHSSGFIQTAFSLSSGLVLLPVVLTTGSSIMAISFGIAVVVAMVTHLPRLCPKSFTFGELCVVCHLAGDFVWRSMRWLTEFISNQGRPPISEEACLYVLISVICIFVAFATITILLVKPVKNILFFILLYCIFTLMGFGTYCLITNLNPAVWLLQFVFTRQERLLLLGWWVLLTVVTAMGVCLYPTLAKKTGTVDKASTAMRKCFHLVVVAVYVPGLVHDPAFLLLASVVALAVLALLETARVTRVKWLGTTIDIAFHVFTDSRDQGPVLLTHIYLLVGLSVPLWLSCNINNKAMLLQLSSGILSLGIGDTIACIAGMRYGLTKWPGTCKSLQGTGFSVTAQLIFITTGLFLGWFESFSWSGVVFAVVASSVYEALTSQIDNLVLPLYTLAALPV
- the LOC112553698 gene encoding dolichol kinase-like isoform X2, translating into MLMLSSRMLPSLNSVHSSGFIQTAFSLSSGLVLLPVVLTTGSSIMAISFGIAVVVAMVTHLPRLCPKSFTFGELCVVCHLAGDFVWRSMRWLTEFISNQGRPPISEEACLYVLISVICIFVAFATITILLVKPVKNILFFILLYCIFTLMGFGTYCLITNLNPAVWLLQFVFTRQERLLLLGWWVLLTVVTAMGVCLYPTLAKKTGTVDKASTAMRKCFHLVVVAVYVPGLVHDPAFLLLASVVALAVLALLETARVTRVKWLGTTIDIAFHVFTDSRDQGPVLLTHIYLLVGLSVPLWLSCNINNKAMLLQLSSGILSLGIGDTIACIAGMRYGLTKWPGTCKSLQGTGFSVTAQLIFITTGLFLGWFESFSWSGVVFAVVASSVYEALTSQIDNLVLPLYTLAALPV